Proteins from a genomic interval of Triticum aestivum cultivar Chinese Spring unplaced genomic scaffold, IWGSC CS RefSeq v2.1 scaffold35493, whole genome shotgun sequence:
- the LOC123176886 gene encoding fruit bromelain-like, which yields MASSTPYLVLLLCLTTFLQALLTAANYPPPPPPPFELPESEVRERFSKWVVKYSKHYSCEQEEEMRFQVFKNNTNAIGQFDQQNPGTVIGRGFQPGGSQTNSRGGVRMNRFGDLSPREVIQQFTGLNTTSLNATSPTYLPYHSFKPCCVDWRSSGAVTGVKNQGTCGSCWAFAAVAAIEGMNKIRTGELVSLSEQELVDCDTGSSGCGGGHSDSAMALVAARGGITSEEKYPYAGFQGKCDVDKLLF from the exons ATGGCTTCCTCCACGCCTTACCTTGTCCTACTCTTGTGCCTCACCACTTTCCTGCAGGCATTGCTTACTGCGGCAAAttacccaccgccgccgcccccgccgtttGAGCTGCCGGAGTCCGAGGTGAGGGAGAGGTTCTCCAAGTGGGTGGTCAAGTACTCAAAGCACTACTCGTGCGAGCAGGAGGAGGAGATGCGGTTCCAAGTGTTCAAGAACAACACCAACGCCATCGGCCAATTCGACCAACAGAATCCTGGCACCGTCATCGGTCGCGGGTTCCAGCCAGGTGGGTCGCAGACCAACAGCAGGGGCGGGGTCCGTATGAACAGGTTCGGCGACCTCAGCCCCAGGGAGGTCATCCAGCAGTTCACCGGGCTCAACACCACCAGCTTGAATGCCACGTCACCCACCTACCTCCCCTACCACTCCTTCAAGCCCTGCTGCGTTGACTGGCGCTCCAGTGGCGCTGTCACCGGCGTCAAGAATCAAGGCACTTGTG GATCGTGCTGGGCATTCGCGGCGGTGGCGGCCATCGAAGGCATGAACAAGATTAGGACAGGGGAGCTGGTGTCGCTGTCCGAGCAGGAACTCGTGGACTGCGACACCGGGAgcagcggctgcggcggcggccacTCAGACTCGGCTATGGCCCTCGTGGCCGCCCGTGGTGGCATCACGTCGGAGGAGAAGTACCCCTACGCCGGATTCCAGGGAAAGTGCGACGTGGACAAGCTGCTGTTC